Proteins found in one Nocardia brasiliensis ATCC 700358 genomic segment:
- a CDS encoding 8-amino-7-oxononanoate synthase, whose product MTIDPLSWLDERAAARVAAGLRRELRPRAARTPSIDLASNDYLGLVRHPEVIEGAIDAVRRWGAGATGSRLVTGTTAAHAELEADLAEFVGAEAGLVFASGYAANLGVVTALAGRGALVVSDAGSHASLVDACRLSRARVAVAGHRDVEAVDRLLAERTEERALVLTDSVFSADGDLAPLVELHRVTRARGAVLVVDEAHGLGVRGAGGRGLVHELGLAGQPDLVITATLSKALAAQGGVVLAAERVRAHLVDAARTFIFDTGLAPAAVGAAHAALRVLRREPDLAARVLERAADIARITGVPTPESAVVSVVLGKAQVAFDAAQQCQARGLDVGCFRPPSVPEGTSRLRLTARANLTPAEITAIATILGPVLAEARAPEMVHT is encoded by the coding sequence GTGACTATCGATCCGTTGAGCTGGTTGGACGAGCGCGCCGCGGCGCGGGTGGCCGCGGGGTTGCGCCGGGAGTTGCGACCGCGGGCGGCGCGGACGCCGTCGATCGACCTCGCCTCGAACGACTACCTGGGGTTGGTGCGCCATCCCGAGGTGATCGAGGGGGCGATCGACGCGGTGCGGCGCTGGGGCGCCGGGGCCACCGGCTCCCGGCTCGTCACCGGCACCACCGCCGCGCACGCGGAACTGGAAGCCGACTTGGCCGAATTCGTCGGCGCCGAAGCAGGACTCGTGTTCGCCTCCGGTTACGCCGCCAACCTCGGTGTGGTCACCGCGCTGGCAGGCCGTGGGGCACTTGTCGTTTCGGACGCGGGCAGCCACGCGTCGCTGGTGGACGCGTGCCGATTGTCGCGGGCGCGGGTGGCGGTCGCCGGACACCGCGATGTCGAGGCGGTCGACCGGCTGCTGGCCGAGCGCACCGAGGAGCGAGCGCTGGTACTCACCGATTCGGTGTTCAGCGCTGACGGTGACCTCGCGCCGCTGGTCGAGTTGCACCGGGTCACCCGGGCGCGTGGTGCGGTGCTGGTCGTGGACGAGGCGCACGGGCTCGGGGTGCGCGGTGCCGGCGGGCGCGGTCTGGTGCACGAGCTGGGGCTGGCCGGTCAGCCGGATCTGGTGATCACCGCGACCCTGTCGAAAGCCCTTGCCGCGCAAGGTGGTGTCGTCCTCGCCGCCGAACGGGTCCGCGCCCACCTCGTCGACGCGGCCCGCACCTTCATCTTCGACACCGGACTGGCTCCCGCCGCCGTCGGCGCGGCCCACGCCGCCCTCCGCGTGCTGCGCCGCGAACCGGACCTGGCTGCCCGCGTGCTCGAGCGCGCCGCCGACATCGCTCGCATCACGGGGGTACCCACCCCCGAATCAGCGGTCGTCTCAGTGGTACTCGGCAAGGCTCAGGTCGCCTTCGACGCGGCCCAGCAATGCCAGGCCCGCGGCCTAGACGTCGGATGCTTCCGTCCGCCCTCGGTCCCGGAGGGCACCTCCCGCCTCCGCCTCACCGCCCGCGCCAACCTCACCCCCGCCGAGATCACCGCCATCGCAACAATTCTCGGCCCGGTACTGGCCGAAGCCCGCGCCCCGGAAATGGTACATACCTGA
- a CDS encoding adenosylmethionine--8-amino-7-oxononanoate transaminase produces MALTPDEITAIDAKHVWHPYGGFPATTEPLVVAEAAGARLTLADGRVLVDGMSSWWAVIHGYRHPVLDAALVAQSQRMSHVMFGGLTHEPAARLAELLVEITPAGLDKVFLCDSGSVSVEVAVKMCLQYWRSQDMPAKRRLLTWRGGYHGDTFTPMSVCDPAGGMHALWTDVLVDQLFAPLPPRDYERAYVAELARMISTHAGELAAVIVEPIVQGAGGMRWHHPRYLTELRRLCDEHGVLLVFDEIATGFGRTGALFAADQVGVSPDVLCVGKSLTGGYLTLAAALCTSQIAETISAGHGGLMHGPTFMGNPLACAVAVASIELLRTRDWRGEVARIAAELETGLAPVRELPGVVDVRVLGAIGVIELDRPVDMRTATDAAVAAGAWLRPFRNLIYTMPPFISTTEEVATITAGMRAAVEAQGS; encoded by the coding sequence TGACACCTGACGAGATCACCGCCATCGACGCCAAACATGTCTGGCACCCCTACGGCGGATTTCCGGCCACCACTGAACCGCTGGTGGTGGCCGAAGCGGCCGGCGCCCGGCTGACGCTGGCCGACGGCCGGGTACTGGTCGACGGGATGAGTTCGTGGTGGGCCGTCATCCACGGCTACCGGCACCCCGTGCTCGACGCCGCGCTCGTCGCCCAGTCGCAGCGGATGAGCCACGTCATGTTCGGCGGGCTCACCCACGAACCGGCCGCACGCCTGGCGGAACTGCTCGTCGAGATCACCCCCGCCGGACTGGACAAGGTGTTCCTCTGCGATTCCGGCTCGGTGTCGGTCGAGGTCGCGGTCAAGATGTGCCTGCAATATTGGCGCAGTCAAGATATGCCCGCGAAGCGGCGGCTGCTGACCTGGCGCGGCGGGTACCACGGGGACACCTTCACCCCGATGAGCGTGTGCGACCCGGCGGGCGGCATGCACGCGCTGTGGACCGACGTGCTCGTCGATCAACTTTTCGCGCCGCTGCCGCCGCGCGACTACGAACGCGCATACGTGGCGGAGCTGGCGCGGATGATCAGCACGCACGCCGGCGAACTCGCGGCGGTCATCGTGGAACCCATCGTGCAGGGCGCGGGCGGTATGCGCTGGCATCACCCGCGGTATCTGACCGAGCTGCGCAGGCTGTGCGACGAACACGGGGTGCTGCTCGTCTTCGACGAGATCGCGACCGGATTCGGCCGTACCGGAGCACTTTTCGCGGCCGACCAGGTCGGCGTGAGCCCGGACGTGCTGTGCGTCGGCAAATCGCTGACCGGCGGGTACCTCACGCTGGCCGCCGCGCTGTGCACGTCGCAGATCGCCGAGACGATCAGTGCCGGGCACGGCGGACTGATGCACGGACCCACCTTCATGGGTAATCCGCTGGCGTGCGCCGTCGCGGTCGCCTCGATCGAACTGCTGCGCACGCGAGACTGGCGCGGGGAAGTGGCGCGGATCGCGGCCGAACTCGAAACCGGCCTCGCCCCGGTGCGTGAACTCCCCGGCGTCGTAGACGTGCGCGTGCTCGGCGCGATCGGCGTGATCGAACTGGACCGTCCGGTGGACATGCGCACCGCGACCGACGCCGCGGTCGCCGCCGGCGCGTGGTTGCGTCCCTTCCGCAACCTGATCTACACGATGCCGCCGTTCATCAGCACGACCGAAGAGGTCGCGACGATCACCGCGGGGATGCGGGCGGCGGTCGAGGCGCAGGGGAGCTGA
- the bioD gene encoding dethiobiotin synthase produces MGVLLITGTSTDVGKTVVTAAVAAMALAQGKSVAVCKPGQTGVAPGEPGDLAAIERLSGVTRTAEFARYPDPLAPDTAARRAGLPELTLAETVAGIAELGDADLVLVEGAGGLLVRLGDFTLLDLAEKLAAPVLVVSAAGLGTLNHTELTTRALHAAGVRCAGVVIGSWPTEPDLAMQCNRVDLPRLTGVDLVGAIPAGAGSWPRVSFTSAAPSWFAPSWSPFT; encoded by the coding sequence GTGGGTGTTTTGTTGATCACCGGGACGTCTACGGATGTGGGTAAGACGGTGGTGACGGCGGCGGTCGCGGCGATGGCGCTGGCGCAAGGGAAGTCGGTGGCGGTGTGTAAGCCGGGGCAGACCGGGGTGGCGCCGGGCGAACCCGGGGATCTGGCGGCCATCGAACGGCTCAGCGGTGTCACGCGGACCGCCGAATTCGCCCGGTATCCCGATCCACTGGCACCGGATACCGCGGCCCGCCGCGCCGGACTGCCGGAGCTGACGCTGGCCGAAACCGTCGCGGGCATAGCCGAACTCGGTGACGCGGACCTGGTGCTGGTGGAGGGCGCGGGCGGGCTGCTGGTGCGGCTCGGTGACTTCACCCTGCTCGACCTGGCCGAAAAGCTCGCCGCCCCGGTGCTGGTGGTGTCCGCGGCCGGACTCGGCACCCTGAATCACACCGAATTGACCACTCGCGCACTGCACGCCGCGGGCGTGCGCTGCGCGGGCGTGGTGATCGGTTCCTGGCCCACCGAACCCGACCTCGCCATGCAGTGCAACCGGGTCGACCTGCCGCGCCTCACCGGCGTCGACCTGGTCGGCGCGATCCCCGCAGGCGCAGGCTCCTGGCCACGCGTGAGCTTCACCAGCGCGGCCCCGTCCTGGTTCGCCCCGTCCTGGTCGCCGTTCACCTGA